The proteins below are encoded in one region of Pan paniscus chromosome 4, NHGRI_mPanPan1-v2.0_pri, whole genome shotgun sequence:
- the SLC26A2 gene encoding sulfate transporter has protein sequence MSSESKEQHDVSPRDSAEGNDSYPSGIHLELQRESSTDFKQFETNDQCRPYHRILIERQEKSDTNFKEFVIKKLQKNCQCSPAKAKNMILGFLPVLQWLPKYDLKKNILGDVMSGLIVGILLVPQSIAYSLLAGQEPVYGLYTSFFASIIYFLLGTSRHISVGIFGVLCLMIGETVDRELQKAGYDNAHSAPSLGMVSNGSTLLNHTSDRICDKSCYAIMVGSTVTFIAGVYQVAMGFFQVGFVSVYLSDALLSGFVTGASFTILTSQAKYLLGLNLPRTNGVGSLITTWIHVFRNIHKTNLCDLITSLLCLLVLLPTKELNEHFKSKLKAPIPIELVVVVAATLASHFGKLHENYNSSIAGHIPTGFMPPKVPEWNLIPSVAVDAIAISIIGFAITVSLSEMFAKKHGYTVKANQEMYAIGFCNIIPSFFHCFTTSAALAKTLVKESTGCHTQLSGVVTALVLLLVLLVIAPLFYSLQKSVLGVITIVNLRGALRKFRDLPKMWSISRMDTVIWFVTMLSSALLSTEIGLLVGVCFSMFCVILRTQKPKSSLLGLVEESEVFESVSAYKNLQTKPGIKIFRFVAPLYYINKECFKSALYKQTVNPILIKVAWKKAAKRKIKEKVVTLGGIQDEMSVQLSHDPLELHTIVIDCSAIQFLDTAGIHTLKEVLRDYEAIGIQVLLAQCNPSVRDSLINGEYCKKEEENLLFYSVYEAMAFAEVSKNQKGVCVPNGLSLSSD, from the exons ATGTCTTCAGAAAGTAAAGAGCAACATGACGTTTCACCCAGAGACTCAGCTGAAGGAAATGACAGTTATCCATCTGGGATCCATCTGGAACTTCAAAGGGAATCAAGTACTGACTTCAAGCAATTTGAGACCAATGATCAATGCAGACCTTATCATAGGATCCTTATTGAGCGTCAAGAGAAATCAGATACAAACTTCAAGGAGTTTGTTATTAAAAAGCTGCAGAAGAATTGCCAGTGCAGTCCAGCCAAAGCCAAAAATATGATTTTAGGTTTCCTTCCTGTTTTGCAGTGGCTCCCAAAATACGacctaaagaaaaacattttagggGATGTGATGTCAGGCTTGATTGTGGGCATATTATTGGTGCCCCAGTCCATTGCTTATTCCCTGCTGGCTGGCCAAGAACCTGTCTATGGTCTGTACACATCTTTTTTTGccagcatcatttattttctcttgggtACCTCCCGTCACATCTCTGTGGGCATTTTTGGAGTACTGTGCCTTATGATTGGTGAGACAGTTGACCGAGAACTACAGAAAGCTGGCTATGACAATGCCCATAGTGCTCCTTCCTTAGGAATGGTTTCAAATGGGAGCACATTATTAAATCATACATCAGACAGGATATGTGACAAAAGTTGCTATGCAATTATGGTTGGCAGCACTGTAACCTTTATAGCTGGAGTTTATCAG GTAGCGATGGGCTTCTTTCAAGTGGGTTTTGTTTCTGTCTACCTCTCAGATGCCTTGCTGAGTGGATTTGTCACTGGTGCCTCCTTCACTATTCTTACATCTCAGGCCAAGTATCTTCTTGGGCTCAACCTTCCTCGGACTAATGGTGTGGGCTCACTCATCACTACCTGGATACATGTCTTCAGAAACATCCATAAGACCAATCTCTGTGATCTTATCACCAGCCTTTTGTGCCTTTTGGTTCTTTTGCCAACCAAAGAACTCAATGAACACTTCAAATCCAAGCTTAAGGCACCGATTCCTATTGAACTTGTTGTTGTTGTAGCAGCCACATTAGCCTCTCATTTTGGAAAACTACATGAAAATTATAATTCTAGTATTGCTGGACATATTCCCACTGGGTTTATGCCACCCAAAGTACCAGAATGGAACCTAATTCCTAGTGTGGCTGTAGATGCAATAGCTATTTCCATCATTGGTTTTGCTATCACTGTATCACTTTCTGAGATGTTTGCCAAGAAACATGGTTACACAGTCAAAGCAAACCAGGAAATGTATGCCATTGGCTTTTGTAATATCATCCCTTCCTTCTTCCACTGTTTTACTACTAGTGCAGCTCTTGCAAAGACATTGGTTAAAGAATCAACAGGCTGCCATACTCAGCTTTCTGGTGTGGTAACAGCCCTGGTTCTTTTGTTGGTCCTCCTAGTAATAGCTCCTTTGTTCTATTCCCTTCAAAAAAGTGTCCTTGGTGTGATCACAATTGTAAATCTACGGGGAGCCCTTCGTAAATTTAGGGATCTTCCCAAAATGTGGAGTATTAGTAGAATGGATACAGTTATCTGGTTTGTTACTATGCTGTCCTCTGCACTGCTAAGTACTGAAATAGGCCTACTTGTTGGGGtttgtttttctatgttttgtGTCATCCTCCGCACTCAGAAGCCAAAGAGTTCATTGCTTGGCTTGGTGGAAGAGTCTGAGGTCTTTGAATCTGTGTCTGCTTACAAGAACCTTCAGACTAAGCCAGGCATCAAGATTTTCCGCTTTGTAGCCCCTCTCTACTACATAAACAAAGAATGCTTTAAATCTGCTTTATACAAACAAACTGTCAACCCAATCTTAATAAAGGTGGCTTGGAAGAAGGCAGCAAAGAGAAAGATCAAAGAAAAAGTAGTGACTCTTGGTGGAATCCAGGATGAAATGTCAGTGCAACTTTCCCATGATCCCTTAGAGCTGCATACTATAGTGATTGACTGCAGTGCAATTCAATTTTTAGATACAGCAGGGATCCACACACTGAAAGAAGTTCTCAGAGATTATGAAGCCATTGGAATCCAGGTTCTGCTGGCTCAGTGCAATCCCTCTGTGAGGGATTCCCTAATCAACGGAGAATATtgcaaaaaggaagaagaaaaccttCTCTTCTATAGTGTGTATGAAGCGATGGCTTTTGCAGAAGTATCTAAAAATCAGAAAGGAGTATGTGTTCCCAATGGTCTGAGTCTTAGTAGTGATTAA